The Eleutherodactylus coqui strain aEleCoq1 chromosome 13, aEleCoq1.hap1, whole genome shotgun sequence genome includes a window with the following:
- the FAM83D gene encoding protein FAM83D: protein MANLSQCLDDLPLGSRWPAAPPDLYSEAHRLALEELLSGGPEALRVFLQREKVLGFLSETEVAEILSCAASVQSGEDEGSVSASMDCSSVTYFPEVSDVEPPQLELGWPAFSHGSYRGVTRVDVHFQPGYGEVIYSCKEAARSLIRGAREVIAVVMDTFTDNDIFRDIQEACRKRRVAAYILLDESQMPHFLNMCLNLGIFIENEQFMRIRTLTGNNYYTRSGAKIVGKAREKFLLVDGVKVATGSYSFTWMDGKLNSSNMLVLTGQVVEKFDFQFRVLYAQSKPISSKLISSLRNCPIPLAAKVMCNPAALRNPLFSSLLKVEMAKVSSTPKRMNIEAKPMWDAHFEQSMNAKPFEDDLMQNCEIISGLKETASIATQTEPWLGWRSVKAMDATTQTNVFTSTAATQTTLPVRVASTQTMVFSRSVTTQTANIPESSAGYSQTPSSLSSSSFTSLSSSSCASTTSTSSNTSMLSCDSKSNGLSLSDYRMRDSFKKLTNQRQYHYTSIRSKLDHMVTILSRRNRLASAFFNCEPNGYRLQRNIMHNSMFNLRDGARFNHDM, encoded by the exons ATGGCCAACCTGTCGCAATGTCTGGATGATTTGCCCTTGGGCTCCCGCTGGCCCGCCGCCCCACCGGACCTGTACAGTGAAGCCCATCGCCTGGCACTGGAGGAGCTGCTGTCCGGGGGTCCCGAAGCGCTGCGGGTCTTTCTGCAGCGGGAGAAGGTGCTGGGCTTCCTGTCCGAGACGGAGGTCGCGGAGATCCTGAGCTGTGCCGCCTCGGTCCAGAGCGGGGAGGACGAGGGCTCGGTGTCCGCCTCTATGGACTGCTCCTCGGTCACTTATTTCCCTGAAGTGTCGGATGTGGAGCCCCCGCAGCTGGAGCTCGGATGGCCGGCATTCAGCCACGGCTCCTACCGGGGTGTCACACGGGTGGACGTGCACTTCCAGCCCGGTTACGGGGAAGTCATCTACAGCTGCAAAGAAGCGGCCAGGTCCCTGATCAGAGGCGCCCGGGAG GTGATCGCAGTGGTCATGGATACCTTTACAGATAATGACATCTTCCGCGATATTCAAGAAGCCTGCCGAAAACGCAGGGTTGCAGCTTACATCTTGCTGGATGAATCGCAGATGCCACATTTTCTTAATATGTGCCTAAACCTTGGAATTTTCATAGAAAATGAACAG TTCATGAGGATCCGAACATTAACCGGAAATAACTATTATACCAGGTCCGGTGCCAAGATTGTTGGAAAGGCTCGTGAGAAGTTTTTGCTTGTGGATGGGGTGAAAGTTGCTACAGGAAGTTACAG TTTCACTTGGATGGATGGGAAGCTCAACAGCAGTAATATGCTTGTACTAACTGGACAAGTGGTGGAGAAGTTTGACTTCCAGTTTAGGGTCCTCTATGCTCAGTCCAAACCAATCAGTTCAAAGCTTATTTCCAGCCTCCGAAACTGTCCAATACCTTTGGCCGCCAAGGTGATGTGTAACCCAGCAGCTCTGAGAAATCCCTTATTCAGCAGTCTTCTGAAAGTGGAGATGGCAAAGGTCTCGAGCACTCCAAAGAGAATGAATATAGAAGCAAAACCAATGTGGGACGCACATTTTGAACAATCTATGAATGCAAAGCCTTTTGAAGatgatttgatgcagaattgcgaAATAATCTCTGGCCTTAAAGAGACAGCGAGTATAGCCACTCAGACAGAGCCTTGGCTTGGTTGGAGGTCCGTCAAGGCAATGGATGCAACCACTCAAACAAATGTCTTCACCTCAACTGCTGCAACCCAAACGACTCTTCCGGTAAGGGTGGCTTCTACCCAAACGATGGTATTCTCAAGGTCTGTAACTACACAAACCGCTAATATCCCAGAATCCTCAGCTGGTTATAGTCAAACTCCATCAAGTTTATCATCTTCCTCTTTTACATCCTTGTCTTCCTCCTCTTGTGCGTCCACCACCAGCACTAGCTCCAATACTTCAATGCTTTCTTGCGACAGCAAAAGCAATGGACTGAGTCTTTCAGATTATCGAATGCGGGACTCTTTCAAGAAACTTACTAATCAACGTCAATATCATTATACTTCTATAAGATCTAAACTAGACCACATGGTAACCATACTTTCTAGAAGAAACCGCTTGGCCAGCGCGTTCTTCAACTGTGAACCCAATGGTTATCGCTTACAAAGAAATATTATGCATAACAGTATGTTCAACCTCCGTGATGGTGCTCGATTTAATCACGATATGTAA